CGCCCCGCCGCATCCGCGCCAGAATAAGAGGTGCAATCGCGCGGGTTTTGGTGAATATTTAGGCATCACAATCTGACTTACGCAGCGAATAACGAGGATAGCCCTATGTGGTCAGCCATTAGTCGTCTGTTAAGCGAGCAGTTAGGCAACGCCGAAATCACTCAACGTCACGCCCTTGCGGGTGGTGATATCCATCCTACCTGGCATATCCGCTACGGTGACCACGACGTCTTCGTCAAAAGTAACAGCCGTGAAATGCTGTCGCTCTTTACCTGGGAAGCCGACCAGCTGGCGTTGCTGGCGCGCACCGGCACGGTTCGCGTACCAGAGGTTTATGGTGTGGGTCATCATCGTGAAGAGAGCTTCCTGCTGCTGGAGTACATCCGGCCACAGCCGCTTGATGAGCAAAGTGCGTATCAGCTGGGTCAGCAACTTGCGCACCTGCACCAGTGGAGCGAGCAGACGCAGTTCGGGCTGGATTTCGACAACAACATCACCACCACGCCTCAGCCCAACAGCTGGCTGCGACGCTGGTCGGTGTTTTTTGCCGAACAGCGCATTGGCTGGCAGCTGCAGCTGGCGGCGGAAAAAGGCATTCAGTACGGGGATACCGAACTGATCATCGCCTCCGTGCAGCGGGTACTCGCCTCGCATCATCCGCAACCGTCATTGCTGCATGGCGATCTCTGGCCTGCTAACTGCGCCAGCAGTGAGAACGGTCCCTGGCTGTTCGATCCCGCCTGCTACTGGGGAGACCGCGAATGCGATTTAGCGATGCTGAGCTGGTACCCCGACCTGCCGCGTCAGATTTACGACGGCTATCAGTCGGTGTGGCCATTGCCGGATGGATTTTCGCAGCGTCTGCCGGTTTACCAGCTCTACTACCTGCTGAACCGGGCTAACGTATTTGGCGGGCACTGGCCTGGCGATGCACAATTCGCCATTGGCCAGTTGCTGGATGAGGATGCGCTGGGACACAGCCAGGCCAGACCGGCCTGACCCTGATGTCTGTCAGATAAAGCCCAGCAGCGACAGCGCGAAATAACCGGCTATCGCAATTACCACCGGCAGGACATAGAGCGGGAAGATCTGCAGGAAGATGGTGTGGCGAGGAACGCGCACCTTCTCTTCCAGTTGCTGACGGCTGCGTCCTTCAGGGCCTTTTGCCTGCTCAAGAATCATCTGATCCTCGATCCCCTCTTTGACGCGGCGAGCCTGACGTCCCATCCGCGCGCCTGACGACTCCAGCGCCAGTCCGACAAAAATCAGAATGTAGATCAGCCAGAAACCCAGGTTCATCTGACCGTTAAATTCGGGTACCGGCGAGTTATGCCAGAAGACGTTCAGGAACGGCGTATTAAAGCGCAGCATATCAACAATGACATGGACGAAATCGAGCATCACGGCGTCAATGCCCGGCTGCTTTTCGCTGTGCTTAAACATAAAGCTCAGAACAGAAATAATGGTCGACAGCAGCGCCACTAAAAAGAGCACCCAGCCCGCCACGCGCTTAAGGATGGCGATACGGCCAGCCTGTTGATAAGTCATGATATCTCCTGAACCCGGAATCCAATTTGCCGTCAGTCTACCTGCCAACGGTGAAATTTCCCAAATAAAGCGTGGCCGATCGGGCAGAGAGTGCGCCCGCAGAAAATGATGTTAAGGTAAAGCCAACCTTATAAGGAGACCACTGATGCCCTTTTACCGCCCTGTCCTCGCC
This genomic window from Pantoea sp. Lij88 contains:
- a CDS encoding fructosamine kinase family protein is translated as MWSAISRLLSEQLGNAEITQRHALAGGDIHPTWHIRYGDHDVFVKSNSREMLSLFTWEADQLALLARTGTVRVPEVYGVGHHREESFLLLEYIRPQPLDEQSAYQLGQQLAHLHQWSEQTQFGLDFDNNITTTPQPNSWLRRWSVFFAEQRIGWQLQLAAEKGIQYGDTELIIASVQRVLASHHPQPSLLHGDLWPANCASSENGPWLFDPACYWGDRECDLAMLSWYPDLPRQIYDGYQSVWPLPDGFSQRLPVYQLYYLLNRANVFGGHWPGDAQFAIGQLLDEDALGHSQARPA
- a CDS encoding YniB family protein, which translates into the protein MTYQQAGRIAILKRVAGWVLFLVALLSTIISVLSFMFKHSEKQPGIDAVMLDFVHVIVDMLRFNTPFLNVFWHNSPVPEFNGQMNLGFWLIYILIFVGLALESSGARMGRQARRVKEGIEDQMILEQAKGPEGRSRQQLEEKVRVPRHTIFLQIFPLYVLPVVIAIAGYFALSLLGFI